One stretch of Enoplosus armatus isolate fEnoArm2 chromosome 1, fEnoArm2.hap1, whole genome shotgun sequence DNA includes these proteins:
- the tssk6 gene encoding testis-specific serine/threonine-protein kinase 6 has protein sequence MESRGYIFRSNLGEGMYGKVVSAYSTRLKRRVAIKVINQKKVSSSYLEKFLSRETEIIRSLNHPNIVKTLDVFEYKKTSKVYVVMELCVKGDLLKHINVKGGLPEHSSCRLFTQLCKAVQYLHNRDVAHRDLKCENLLLDTHYNLKVCDFGFSKRLTYADGRTVLSETYCGTSSYAAPEILRSFPYDPKVSDVWSMGVVLYMMFYASVPYEATSIRKMVEIQTQHNINFPSIPSVSSEAKDLIRSILHPVVEQRITISNILRSSWIMREGRMEDSGETPTSNDGPVQEGPPDEKAKVNEKLSGDNSDPGPSKNLK, from the exons ATGGAGAGCCGCGGTTATATATTCAGGAGCAACCTGGGGGAGGGCATGTATGGCAAGGTTGTGAGTGCGTACTCGACCCGGCTGAAGAGAAGGGTCGCCATAAAGGTTATAAACCAAAAAAAGGTCAGTTCTAGTTACCTGGAAAAGTTTCTGTCTCGGGAAACGGAGATCATCAGGTCTTTGAACCACCCCAACATTGTCAAGACTCTTGACGTCTTCGAGTACAAGAAAACAAGCAAG GTCTATGTGGTGATGGAGCTCTGCGTGAAGGGAGACCTCTTGAAGCACATCAATGTCAAGGGGGGCTTACCTGAACATTCAAGCTGCAGGCTTTTCACGCAGCTGTGCAAGGCGGTGCAGTATCTTCACAACAGAGACGTGGCCCACAGAGACCTTAAATGTGAGAACCTGCTGCTGGACACTCATTACAACCTTAAAGTTTGTGACTTTGGGTTCAGCAAGAGGCTGACTTACGCGGACGGGCGGACAGTACTGAGCGAAACCTACTGCGGCACCTCGTCCTATGCAGCACCTGAGATTTTGAGAAGTTTTCCGTACGACCCCAAAGTGTCTGATGTGTGGAGTATGGGTGTTGTGCTGTATATGATGTTCTATGCATCAGTGCCCTATGAAGCCACCAGCATCAGGAAGATGGTGGAAATTCAAACGCAGCATAACATCAACTTCCCAAGCATTCCGTCTGTTTCGTCTGAGGCAAAAGACCTTATCCGAAGCATTCTGCACCCTGTTGTGGAGCAGCGGATCACGATCAGCAACATATTACGGAGTTCCTGGATTATGCGGGAAGGGAGAATGGAGGACAGTGGTGAGACCCCCACATCAAACGATGGCCCTGTGCAGGAGGGACCTCCAGATGAAAAGGCCAAAGTAAATGAGAAACTTTCTGGAGACAATTCAGATCCAGGGCCGTCCAAAAAccttaaataa